The sequence TGTCTGGGCCATGATCGCATGCGCCCTGGCCGGTTTGGCGGTAGGCCCCCTCGCGGAACGGGCGCGGGCATCCTCCAACGTGGTTTTAAGCATTATTTTCTCGGCCACCATGGGCCTTTCGCTCATCTTGATGGCCATGATTCCCGGCCCGAAAACGGAGGCCCTGAATCTGATGTGGGGCAGTTTGCTCACGGTAACATCCGGACAGGTCGGCATGCTGGGTGCCGTTTTTCTGGGGCTGGCCTTTTTTTTATGGCTTTTTTACAAGGAAATAATTGCCGTTCTTTTCAACCGCGAGCTGGCTGCGGCCAGCGGAATCCCGGCCGCTTTTGTGTATTACGGCATAATCATGCTGGGCGGCCTGACGGTCGGCGCAGCGCTGGACATGATCGGCGGATTGCTGAT comes from Kiritimatiellia bacterium and encodes:
- a CDS encoding metal ABC transporter permease, with translation MTAVWAIGGVIMIELFREEYFRNALAACVFGGGSIAVIGVFLTLMQIPFLGICMSHAAFLGAITGLLLGQSPLVWAMIACALAGLAVGPLAERARASSNVVLSIIFSATMGLSLILMAMIPGPKTEALNLMWGSLLTVTSGQVGMLGAVFLGLAFFLWLFYKEIIAVLFNRELAAASGIPAAFVYYGIIMLGGLTVGAALDMIGGLLIFALLVNPANTARLLSFRLPVIFLLSALLGIGACLAGL